The Poriferisphaera corsica DNA segment AGTGATTCGATTGTGCGTGATGCGGTGCATCTGGTGCGTGAATTACGGATTGATGAGATCCCGGTGGTAGACGGTGCGAATCGACCTGTTGGGCTGGTGGACGTGCAGGATTTGATTGCTTTGAAAGTAATCGAGGGTTAAGTGCTGATTAGTATTTTTGTTTACAGGCGGCGTTCATCATTGCGCGGACGACGAGATGGTGGAATGGTCGGATGAGGTTGAAGTAGATGGGGCCGGTCCAGTGCTTGTATTTGACGACGGTGGTGACGGTGAAGTGGCTTTTATTATCGGTTGTGACAGCGAGCCAAGCAGCGAGGTGGTTATCTTCGGGAGCTTCGACAATCCAGTACTGATCTTCCTGGGCTTCTCGGACGGTGAAAAAGAGGGCGAGTTGGTTGGGGGTGAAGGGGACATCTTGCGGAGATGTGATGGTGGTGATCGTTGGATGGCCGGTCTTGAGGCGGAGGAGGGTAGTGAGAATGAGACGTATTTTATAGAATATTTTGAGCCACCACGGAGAGTAGGATATGAAGCCGAGGATGAATTGGCGAAGGGTGAGATTGCAGGTGGTATGCTTGCGGTCGACGTGATTTGCGCCTTGGAGGTAAGGTTCGAGGATGGGATTGATTGGATGCGTCAATGTGCAACTCCTTGTGAACCAAGTAGAATTACTTAACAGACAGCCTAAGCAATAAAACTGACATTTCTTAGCGGAAGTATAATGGTTTATTGTCGATAATGTATATGTTGCGTGAATTAATAAATTGAAATGAGATAAGCGAGTTAGCTGATGCGCGAGATTAAATTGATTGTATGTGACGTGGATGGCGTGCTTACGTCTGGTGAGATTATCTATGATAATCAGGGTAATGAACTGAAGAAGTTTAATGTGAAGGATGGGTTTGGGATTAAAGCTGCTCAGCTGACTGGTGTTAAGGTGGGTGTGATTACAGCTCGTGAGTCTGAGGTGGTACACAAACGGGTTGCGGAATTAGGGATGGGTGATTACTACCACTATGGCGTTCACGATAAGGCGGTGGCTGTCCAGAAATTAGCAGAAGCTGCGGGCTGTGAATTGGAAGAGGTCGCGTATGTGGGTGATGACGTGATTGATATGTCTGCGATGAAGTTGGTGGGGTATCCGATTGCGGTGGCTGATGCGGTGCAAGAAGTGAAGGACTTGTCGAAGCATGTGATGATCAATAAAGGCGGTGAAGGGGCGGTGCGTGAAGCGATTGAAATGATTCTCAAGACGCAGGGGACGTGGCATCGGGTGATTGAGACGTATGGTGGGGCAAGGAAATCGGTGTGATGGTTTATCGAAGCATTGCTTTAGAGATGGCAACGATCTAATGGCTAGAGATGTTTGTTTGATACATCAAATAATTTATGGTGTTGGTTGAGCAACTTTGTGATGTATTGAGATTCTTCGACTGTGGCGTAAGGAGAGAATAATTTATACGTCTTGCCTGCGATGGTTTTGATTTGGGGTTTATATGCGAATCCGTTGATAAAAGCGGTGTCTTTATCACCATTATCTTGGATGGCATAGTAGAAGAAGTTGATTTGATTGGCTGGGAAGAATTGTTTGCCTATATGGGGTAGAGGTGATTCTTTCTTAGTGAGGCCGAGAGGAGAGAGTGTGAGAGTGGTTGTGTTGAGGATGGAGGCTATTGTGCCGTAGATCAAAAATAAGCCTATGATCCAAAAGATCAATAGGAAGGTGTTTTCTAGAAAGAACTGAAGTGTGAAGATGGGTTGGTTGTTTGCGATCGCTTGCCAGATGGGGATGCCGACGGCAGCGTTCCATAATAGCGTGATGATGACGGCGAAGAAGAATTGTAGTCGTGGCCAACGGTATTGAATGACGCAGGTGTCTTCAATGGTGTTGACGATGATACGGTTGGTTGGCGGTTGGAGAGGAAGGTTGTTGGCTTGATTAGCAGTTTGGATGTAATTCTTAAGATTTATGTTTTTTAGGCAGTTGAGGCAAGAAGCATCGAGTGTTGCGATATCTAAGTTTGAGGCAGGGATAGGGTGCTTGCAATTTGGGCAGGTGATATTCATGTTGCCGATCCAGATGAGGATTGGGGGCGATAATTATGTGCCGACTGTTTGTAGTGAGGAGATGCCGGTTTGGCGTTCGAGTTCTTGCTCGATGTAAAGGGCGTGGGATTTTTCTGCGAGGCGTGCGGCGATGAGTTGATCTTTGCCTTCGATCATGATGGCGAAGACGTTGTAACGGGGCATGTCGTTGACGGTAACGCCACTTTTCTTGACGTGGAATTGTTTGATTTGGGCGGGGTCGAGGCGTTTGTTGCCGAACCATGGGAATGGGCCGTGTGAGACGCGGAGCTGATTGGCGTCGAGTGAGTAGATGGTGCGGTTGAAGAGGCCGGTGATTGCAGAGTAGGAAGTGCCGATGCCAACGCAGATGAATGGGATCATGAAAAGGGGAAGGAACCAATCGA contains these protein-coding regions:
- a CDS encoding KdsC family phosphatase — its product is MREIKLIVCDVDGVLTSGEIIYDNQGNELKKFNVKDGFGIKAAQLTGVKVGVITARESEVVHKRVAELGMGDYYHYGVHDKAVAVQKLAEAAGCELEEVAYVGDDVIDMSAMKLVGYPIAVADAVQEVKDLSKHVMINKGGEGAVREAIEMILKTQGTWHRVIETYGGARKSV
- a CDS encoding zinc ribbon domain-containing protein, giving the protein MKIQCENCNKAIPSDDINIEHMIAKCNACDSIFSITDQLPDTEEGIIQTKHTVDKPAFLKIDPHSHSFRMIHRWFNGGAFFFLFFALFWNSIVSIFVYQAIKDIATAQSLSDVDWFLPLFMIPFICVGIGTSYSAITGLFNRTIYSLDANQLRVSHGPFPWFGNKRLDPAQIKQFHVKKSGVTVNDMPRYNVFAIMIEGKDQLIAARLAEKSHALYIEQELERQTGISSLQTVGT
- a CDS encoding DUF2867 domain-containing protein, with the protein product MTHPINPILEPYLQGANHVDRKHTTCNLTLRQFILGFISYSPWWLKIFYKIRLILTTLLRLKTGHPTITTITSPQDVPFTPNQLALFFTVREAQEDQYWIVEAPEDNHLAAWLAVTTDNKSHFTVTTVVKYKHWTGPIYFNLIRPFHHLVVRAMMNAACKQKY